From a region of the Etheostoma cragini isolate CJK2018 chromosome 20, CSU_Ecrag_1.0, whole genome shotgun sequence genome:
- the grhl3 gene encoding grainyhead-like protein 3 homolog: MTKETETLGLVFQSENFNYNRNTNYIMDSWPYLESPVPDQNHSRNRLHPGDDLAALTMLYEQCKSQKEPKITCNRTGNICKTERTPTNTNELVLLEASANVMKILPDSVPLSHPQCDVLGSKQIASVPTSVAPHSDTYATLTSVMADPYDKQELNIIFDSLLQKWPETGAFADQNPGTYTDPFTETPSSPVYSGSYTGSPPERFRSEFQFSLGAPLASSYKSSELPMVYLNKGQFYPITLQGVDSSACLTATKVKTVVMAVFENDKSPEMQLRFWNHWHARQPTAKQRVIDIADYKEVFSGVSNIEEVAFNALSFVWNPNEEAKVYIGINSLSTDFSAQKGVKGLPLNLQIDTYDFSSGTNQLLHRAACQVKIFCDKGAERKMRDEERKKSKRREKTNANTNKSLVSSSMGSECTFFHTLDDHITQPVLFIPETHLSSLQRMATPMDEIERNSRKRLYPERDQISSPTNKKAHREDPQKVLLYVRTCAEEVFDALMLNTPTLSGLREAVSEKYGIQKDTIGKIYKKCKRGIFVNMDDNIIEHYTNQSAFLIEMSEVVGGQFQVTLIEV; the protein is encoded by the exons ATGACCAAAGAGACTGA GACTCTGGGACTGGTCTTTCAAAGTGAGAACTTCAACTACAACCGTAACACTAACTACATCATGGACTCCTGGCCTTACCTGGAGAGCCCTGTCCCCGATCAGAACCACTCCAGAAACAGACTCCACCCAGGAGACGACCTGGCAGCTTTAACCATGCTTTATGAACAGTGCAAG aGCCAGAAAGAGCCGAAAATTACCTGCAACCGCACTGGCAACATCTGCAAAACAGAGAG GACTCCAACCAACACCAATGAGCTTGTTTTGTTGGAGGCGTCCGCCAACGTCATGAAGATCCTTCCTGATAGTGTTCCCTTAAGCCACCCCCAATGTGATGTCTTGGGATCCAAGCAGATTGCCTCCGTGCCCACTTCTGTTGCCCCCCACTCAGACACATATGCAACGCTGACCAGTGTTATGGCGGACCCTTACGACAAGCAGGAACTCAATATCATCTTTGATTCCCTGCTGCAGAAGTGGCCAGAGACTGGCGCTTTCGCCGACCAAAACCCTGGG ACTTACACTGATCCCTTCACTGAAACCCCGTCCAGCCCGGTGTATTCGGGCTCCTACACCGGCTCCCCACCAGAGAGATTCAGGAGTGAGTTTCAGTTTTCCCTTGGAGCTCCTCTGGCTTCTTCTTACAAGTCCAGTGAGCTGCCAATGGTCTACCTGAACAAGGGCCAGTTTTACCCCATCACTCTCCAGGGAGTGGACAGCAGTGCTTGCCTCACTGCCACCAAAGTCAAG ACAGTTGTGATGGCTGTGTTTGAGAATGACAAGAGCCCAGAAATGCAGCTCCGCTTTTGGAATCACTGGCACGCACGTCAGCCAACCGCCAAGCAGAGGGTCATTGACATTG CGGACTACAAAGAAGTGTTCAGCGGCGTTAGCAACATAGAGGAGGTTGCCTTCAATGCTCTCTCCTTTGTTTGGAACCCCAATGAAGAGGCGAAg GTGTACATTGGCATCAACTCCCTGAGCACAGACTTCTCCGCTCAGAAGGGAGTGAAAGGCCTGCCTCTCAACCTCCAGATTGACACTTATGACTTCAGCTCAGGAACCAACCAGCTTCTTCACAGAGCTGCTTGCCAGGTCAAGATTTTCTGCGATAAG GGTGCAGAGAGGAAGATGCGTgatgaagagaggaagaaaagcaaaagGAGGGAAAAGACCAATGCTAACA ccaACAAATCTTTAGTGAGCAGCTCAATGGGCAGTGAATGCACCTTCTTCCATACCCTGGATGACCACATCACCCAGCCAGTTCTCTTCATTCCAGAAACACACCTCTCAAGCTTACAGCGCATG GCCACTCCCATGGACGAGATCGAAAG GAATTCTAGGAAGAGATTGTATCCAGAGAGAGACCAGATTAGCTCTCCAACCAACAAAAAAGCCCACAGAGAAGACCCACAAAAAG TTCTGCTGTACGTGAGGACATGCGCCGAAGAGGTGTTTGATGCGCTCATGCTCAACACGCCAACACTGTCAGGCCTACGGGAAGCT GTGTCAGAAAAGTATGGCATTCAAAAAGACACTATCggaaaaatctacaaaaaatgCAAGAGAGG gATCTTTGTCAACATGGACGACAACATCATCGAACACTACACCAACCAGTCGGCCTTCCTCATTGAGATGTCTGAGGTCGTCGGCGGTCAGTTCCAGGTCACCCTCATTGAAGTATGA